AACTAATTTTATTCTAGGCATTCGAATCGTAAGGAATCGAAAGAATAAAGTGATAACACTGTCTCAGgcttcatacatatataagataTTGGAGCGTTATGCAATGACCGATTTGAAGAAGGGAAATCAACTCTTTGTGTCGGGATTTCATCTTTTTTTAGAGGACTATTCTTGGGCAACGGAAGAAAGAGAGAACATGAGAATGGTTTCTTATGCTTCGGCtgtaggaagtctcatgtatatGCACACATGTAGATATCTGTCTTGTAGTGGGGTCGATAAGTCGATATTAGCCGAGTCCAGAACCAAGACACTGACAAatagttaagcatatactcaagtatttatggaGAACGAGAGATAATATGCTTGTGTATTTCGGAGGAGATCTTACTTCTATCAGATATACTGATTCTCATTTCTACATGTGTCAAGATTCGAGGAAATCGACACTGAACTATATTTTTAtcgatttataatataaataagtGCAAAGTAGACTTCACTATGGGGAAAATCATAATTTCTAAATATTAATTTCTCCTACAAGTTCAATCAAAGTACGTTTGTTCTCTTTCTAATTGAAaagtagaataaaataaaatatccttTCTTCCCTTTCATGTTATATTTGCCGTAGAGATATTAGAGGCGAGTGAAAGTTTTAACTTAAACATTTATGTTttctgttttaattttgtttcgttagttttatttattattattattcaaaattatagcatgttttttttaaacattccTTATTACATTATTTTAGGaaaattaacaaagaaaaaaatgcatataaatgaaaatataatggagaaaatttatataattatatttttttgtcaaaaagcTTAACTTGGATAAAAATTTTTACGATCCAGtttcaatttaaatattaaaaagtatttttaaatttaaatttaattataaaatattaattaagaatatattttttaatattttatttattttttaatagtggAATGAGCTTTTTCTTGCATACTTTAATGGCTTAGGAGTggagtattttaatttttaattttttttctttcatgatTTTTTGGGTAAACAATACAAGCAAGTAACCCAACTATGCTTAAGTTTTTTGTTTGATAACccaatttttaaaactttcaaaatggGTACTGAACTAATttggtttgtttattttgttaagtgcTATTAAGCATTAGATGGGGCCTGATGTGATAGTTcaaaaattggtataataacatattttccCATCAAATTTAACACGATGTGTCAATTTagtcataaatttttaaaaatttaactgttaATGTTTACATATTGTCTCAATTTtgtcctaattctaaaaattatatataaaataaatatttttatagaattataatataattgaaaaaaaataaaatgttttaaattttaatataacttttttgaaaatatttatgtattatatattgaattttatagaattaggatcaaattgagataatatgtaaatgttaagtgttactttttaaaatttatgactAAATTGACACATGTAAAAGTTGATAGCTAAATCTATTATTATATCGATTTTTAAACTACCACCTCACTCTTTCGTAAAAAACTAAACTACACTTAAcggaaatgaaaaaaataaaaccaaactcAATTAATCAAgtaactatttgaaagttttaaaaagttggtgatcaaaaaagaaatttaagtaTTTGGGGAACATGCTgtgtaatttaccatttttagtTAATACTgtgtaatttaccatttttagttaagttttttttcatgattgttttgttatgagaattagttaatttaattttaatatttgaataaatCAATTAGTATTGATATTGTTATCGGTctaagaaaatatgattttaaataaatttaaacttattAAGAATTtactaaattataacttttttttattacttaattctaaaaaattacaattttcaaCGATAGTTGGATGAACTTAATCGTAATTGACtagtaataaatttttttaacatataacttAATTCACGCACCATTACGTcacatattatattttcaatggAAGGAAGTTTCCACGTAACGGAGACTTGTTCGAATTAGTATTAGTTCGGTTCTTTTATAACCTAATCTCTTCTTTTTCTTATGGAAAACGCCTTGGTCCATTAAGTCTCCTTCCGAATTTTCTTCTTTGACTGCagctctcttttttattttttctacccAACCCCCAAATTTGCTCCagttctttttttaatataatatatatttttctctaattctaaatcatgtgaAATAAAGTTTGTTTTGAAATCAATTTTTGCTTTCTTGTTgagaaagcttttttttttatcataaagaaaaaaaagagaatttttttatCATCAAGAGAGATGACAGTGGCGGCGAAAGCTGCGACGACTGGTTCATGTTTTGGCGAGGATCAAGTGTGGCCACCGGGGTTTAGGTTTCACCCAACTGACGAAGAGCTGGTTCTTTATTATTTAAAGAGAAAGATCTGTGGAAGAAAGCTCAAGCTTGATATCATAAGGGAAACTGATGTTTACAAGTGGGATCCTGAGGAGTTGCCTGGtaaagttttctttctttttctaaccctcaaattattatttgattattggCTACATGTTTAGTTTAACTGATAATTGAGCAAATATATCCGTTGacttttttcccttttattaaattgcttttttttttgtggGTTTGTTTTGATTTTATCTGTTATTGTTTTGTTTATCGTATGGGTTTGTATTGTGAAGAATATGTGGCTATTCGTTTTTGTATGTTGAAATTGCTGTTTTTAtctcttcatttttttccttattcATTTTAGAACATCCTTGGATTACGTTGACTTTGGTTTGTGCAATAAATCTACTGTTTGTTTGTATGAATTTTTATGATGGAACTATTGGCCTATATGATTTATTCAGGCTCCATAGTCCTTAAATCAGATTAACCAATGGGGTTTTCAGATGTCTCAATGATTCGTTAAAACATTGGTTTGTTTTTGTTCCGATTCGAGGCTCTTGATTCTATTTGTCTTTTAGATGGATTGCTTGTTTGAAAAACTTTAAGCAGTAGCTAACGTTTGTTGGTTTCTACTTTCCGATTTTGCTTTATTTGTTGTATTAGCGGCTGTCTAATGAGCGAAAAATATGTTATACAGCAAAATCAATACTGAAGTCTGGAGATAGACAATGGTTCTTCTTCAGTCCAAGAGACAGGAAATATCCTAATGCAGCAAGGTCAAACAGGGCAACTGGTCACGGGTATTGGAAGGCAACAGGAAAGGATCGTACTGTTACCTGTAATTCTCGGACAGTTGGAGTCAAGAAAACGTTGGTTTTCTACAGAGGGCGTGCACCTATTGGTGAGCGAACTGATTGGGTGATGCATGAGTATACCCTTGATGAAGAGGAGCTCAAGAGATGCCAGAATGTAAAGGTATGCGGCTGAAGAAGTTTGCCAAGAAACTTTTCTAGTTTTAGTCCtgtatatttctttttattatttctctGTTTCTCTTTTGCATTTCAGGACTATTATGCTCTTTATAAGTTGTACAAAAAAAGTGGACCTGGCCCTAAAAACGGAGAGCAGTATGGGGCACCATTTAAAGAGGAAGAATGGGCTGATGAGGAATATGCTAGTAAAGCGGTAGATGTAATCACCCCTGTCAAACAACCAAATGAGGCCTTTCCTGATGACGTCGAAAAAGCTAAAAATCAAATTCAATCGCCATTGAATGATATTGAAGAGTTTATGAGGCAATTCGCTGCTGAGCCTGCACTTCCCCAGCCACAAGCTCATTTTGACAATATATTGCCTCGGCTTGCTGGTGAAGAAGAGATACAAAGTACTTTGCTGGACACATCTCCAAGGGATGTACTCCTTCCTAAGCCAGTTGAGGTTGTACATGACCATGCAAGCTTTGAACTCTCCCAGTCACCTACATCTCGTTTGCAGTTGCAAGAGGCACCTGAGGACGCATCTGTTTCTGATCAATTTGAACAAATTCCACAAATATGTGAAGAGGACTTCCTGGAAATTGATGATCTCACCTCCAATGTTGAGAAACCTGTGGAGAATGGGCTGCAGTTCAATGACTGGGATGGACTGGGAGAATTTGATCTCTACCATGATGCTGCAATGTTTCTACAGGACATTGGACCTATTGAACAAGGAATAGTTCCATTCTCATATACTGAAAATATGATAAATCAGGTAAGTTACCCATTGGAACCGCAATTGCAACACCAATCAAATACCAATCATATGGATCAAGAACTACAGTTCCAATTGAATGGCACTGGTGTTGATGAGCAGTTGCAGCTTCAATCGAATGCCTTTGGGAATAATCAACAGGTGCAGTCTCAATTGAATACAATCGGTGATAATCAGCCTCAATTGAATGCCTTCGAGGATGGTATATTAAATCAGGTCGGTTATCAATTTCATTCCTCTGCAAATAACATGATGGATCAGCAATTGTTACCCAATTCAACTGTGGATCAGGTGGATTACCATTTGCCATTCCAATCTTTTGGAAACGAGATGGAGCGACAGCTCCAAATGGATCAGATCAATGGTTCAATTTGGATAAATGATCAGAGTGGTGATGTCTTTACTCCATCAGGATCGAATCTTGGGAATGCCTCTTCAAGTTCAGGTAGAACACGTGCGGAAATCAACGTGCATTCATTTGTGAAATTATCTTGCATTCACtgaactgttttttttttttggacaaaGTTGTTGTCTTAGCCTCTCCTTGCAAAGTTCTTGATGAAATGGTTGGTTTGGTAGACATGCCAAAAGTCCACATGGCAAAAAGCCTttcttaaaaatgaaatttgagcCTGCTTCAAGAGCTCTTCTGATACGACTATTTTCATTTATAGTCACTTCTAGTGATTAGAATGCAAATATTCAACTACTTTTTTGTCATTGGAAAAGCTAGTCACTCCTTTACTGCTTTACTGTATAATTTTGCTTATATATGGTTATTTTGGTCGTCTTTAGGTTTGGTGTACAATGGTAATAATCAAGATGAGGGTGACAAAAACGGCGAGGGTGCAAGCCGATTTTCTACTGCAATGTGGTCATTTGTGGATTCAATACCTACTACTCCTGCTTCTGCATCTGAGAGTCCTTCGGTAAACCGAGCCTTTGAGCGAATGTCTAGCTTCAGTAGGTTGAGAATGAATGTTAGAAACACCAATGCGTTGATAGTCAATGGTGGCACAACTGCTCGGAGGAGAAGCAGGAGTAAggggttctttttcttttctattttaggTGCATTGTGTGCCATATTATGGTTTCTGATAGGGATGGTTAGGGTCGTAAGGAGTTCGATCTCCTCGTGAAGATATAATGTAAGTGGGAAGTTTTGTTAGTTATGTTCTACTGGGAAGTTGGTGAAATTGTTGCATAGTGAAGTCCAAATTTGtcattaaattaaatagtttttaATGTCTCAGGAAGAAGTGTTAGCAGAAGGAAAGCATAATAGGTACCTTGAAATTTCTTTGTAGTAGGCGTCCTTGTGTGTCGTAAATACCGTATTTATATTTAGTTATCATGTTGAAATCTCCTCTCTGTTTTTGACAAGGGGAAAGTATGAACTGAAGCAGTCAGTCAAGCAAATTTTGCTGCCATGCGCGGCCAGCTAACTACTATGATACAGCATCTTTATCTTTAACATAGGTAATTAAATTGTTTGGATATGGCATGGCATCCTTGGGGAAGAGACGTTAATTGTCTGTAATTGATAGAGATCTGGTGTCCTGCCTCGAGAAATATAGGAGATATTATGTTTGGTTTAGGTCGGATCAGTTGGTTTGGCCTGTAAAGGTCTTGTCTTGAACGGGAGGTAAAACATTTGGATGGGTCTGATTTAGCTCGAACTGTAAgtcaataataaaaattattttaatttgatttaaaattataaaaatattaatataaataactttaaatgaTGATAGTGATAATAATAAAGGTAATTAAGGTTTGGGCATAAAATGACACTTCTATTTGATCTGTTCCATGAAAGTATTTCTAGATGTGGGggctaatttaaaataatttattgagaCGTATATCTTGGTTATTGAATAAATCTTGTAGTTGTAGTCCTTGGGTTCTTGCTTTTGATCCGCGGTAATCGCCGGTAATTATAACTCCAAAGCTGCGTGGCATATCATATTATTTTGTTCCAAATATAACTTAGAAAGAAGGAAACACATCTTAGCAGAGTAAAAAAACAGACAAAATAAAGCTTGTAAATCAACATGGGGCAAAGGACCTGATTCGGTCTGACTAACGTATCATGATGCAGGTAAAAGCTTTAATATTTTGGTGCATTTCCCACTCAATAGAGTTGCTTAAATTAAGCCCGTTTCACAGCTTACGAAGGGAAGAGATGAGGCAGGCACCTTGGACTTATCCGTGATGGATGCCTCTATATCCCAATTTCAATGCTTACTTTAATGAGTTCTCTCAATAATATATATCTCTAGATAAAACTTCTCAACTTCGATCTTAACTTCCTTAAAGGATAAAGACCTCATCTTTCTATTTATGTAGTCCACGCCTCATACATCCCGCttttactttataatataataagaTTGTAAAGGTGCTATTGGCAAGGCAAGTATGGAGTCTATGAGGTTATTTTCTCTGTCTGGCCTTTTTGTTTTGACACTAGTGGCACTAATGATACCGGCGAGTATTGGGAGGGGTTGGCAAAGATGCAGATTTCCTGCAATATACAACTTTGGGGACTCTAATTCAGACACTGGGGCTTGTAATGCGGCAGTGGCTGAGATTCCATCACCATATGGCCAAACCTTCTTCAAGCAACCTTCAGGACGAGCTTCTGATGGTCGTCTCATCATTGATTTTTTAGGTTAGTAGTTGGCTGCTTATATTCCCACTACGATGCAAATGGATATTATCCCTGAATTTTTCTAAGAATCTGCCCGAACTCAGTTGGCTAGTGCTAGGCTCTTTGCAGCTTATATTAGAAGTAGAACtagtaaattcatatattactgacaatttcttattatattaCCTTGTGCAGCTGAGAATCTGGGATTACCATACCTCAGTGCCTACCTGGACTCAATTGGGACAAATTTCAGGCATGGTGCTAATTTTGCAACAGGTGGGTCTTGCATTCAACCTGCGTGTGGATATGGCCCATTCAACCTTGCAACGCAAGTTTCTCAATTCATACACTTCAAAGCTCGCACAACTGCTCTCTACAACCAACTCTGCCTCAACCGTGAGTCTTCTTCTCTGCATTTTTGTACATAAAGCACTTTATCATATAAAAGATAGTAGAGAACAGGTGGGGTAGGCAGGGTGGACCATTCACGCGAAACCCTTGGGGACTGGGTAGCTGGCAGAGTGATGATGGAGGGGTTGGTATCTCTAAgaaatgaaatatttgaatttgtgaaTGTTGGTATACAGGAAAGATAGCAGCACACTGTATTGATCTTCCAAGACCTGATGACTTCTCAAAAGCTATATACACATTGGATATTGGACATAATGACCTAGCGTATGGTTATCTTCAACATCGAGCCAAAGGAAGAATTCGAGCTTCCATTCCCAATATGCTTACCCTGTTTTCCCAAGCAGTCCATGTAAGAAAACATGGAATGCTTCTTGAGGCTTGCAAAAAATGCACGGTttgtagtagtagtagtagtagtagtagtagtagtattTACTTACATTTGTCTATGTTCCAGGTATTGTACAGTGAAGGGGCCAGGATATTTTGGATACATAACATGGATCCAATAGGGTGCTTGCCTTTCAGTGTTATGATGTACCAACCAAAGGCTCACAATGTGGACCGAAACGGGTGTGTGATGCCTCAAAATGAGATGGCTAAAGAGTTCAACAGGCAGCTTAGGGACAAAGTGTCCCAGCTGAGGGCACAACTTCCTTCAGCGGCTTTCACTTACGTCGATGTCTATTCAGCCAAATATGCTCTCATTAGCGACGCCAAACAACAAGGTAACTGTCTGAAAGTTGTCACACTCACACCAATCAAAGTGGTTGGCAATGTGATGGTGGTCTAACTGCCATGGTTTTGGTGATTGCAGGATTCGTAGATCCTCGAACGTTTTGCTGTGGCAGCTACGGACACCATGGTCACCATGTTGATTGCGGGAAGAAAGTTAATGGAACAGTTTATGGGAGTTCATGTAGGTACCCATCAAGGCACATTAGTTGGGATGGAATACACTTCACAGAGGCAACCAACTTGTGGGTTGCAAATAGCACACTTAATGGCTTTTTCTCCGATCCCCCGGTTTCTATCGACAAGGCTTGTCATCGGCCTCAACCATAGGTTGTTGCTAAAAATAGGcttcaaattaaatattttaactgTAGTTGTcttacaaaatcaaaataaaaaaaatatttctcttaATATGCGTTATTATCAAACTCTTGTGTTTTTCTTTTAGAGAAATAAGTGCCTTCGTTTATGATTAATATTGTTCAAAAATTGTGAAGCTATTCTAGTTTTTTCGTGCttttatggtatgttttgtaCGCTACAATAGAATAAGACTATAATGAAATATTATTCTATGATATTGAAATAGAGCCGACTGAAATAGAATGAGCGTAACGTTAGTTTGGTTAAGTGGAATAGAATGAGTGTTATAAAAGTATTATTATGTTTAGTTCAAAAAAtagatattataaatttaaagaaatatagATTAAACTAAGTATAATCTGAATAGTGAGAAAGAgagtaaaatattatattatattatttaatattaatattatataaaatttaaatttattattatcttttttatatattttaaaattttgtatattatttttgtcaacaatcatgtttttatttttatatactttttaaatttattattatattgttttgaaaatatttatgtatttttatatatttctttgaatttttttaaattaggattaaattgagaacatttataaattttaagggttaacatttttaaattacgactaaattgatataatatgtaaaatttaagagtttaatttattattatattatttttttaactgtCACGGTAAGGTGATtacttaatttgttaatttttattttggatgcctaaaataaaactttttaataattaaataaatatcggtataatttatttttaaatacaaacttgtattctaaatatttaatttctattcTAATACACATGCCGtagaatatttatattttataacgataatataaaattattcgatttaattatttttttgtaattaccCATTAAATTTTAACCAGGTtggtataatattatttttaatctaaaaaaatctaaatttgagTAAGCTAAAACATGTTGTAATCTGAATgtttaatcataataaaaatgtataacgaggttattgaaaaaaaaaaaacttcctcGTAATTATATTCCATTTACTTTTTGCATTTAAACGCCAATACTATTTATGATTAAACAATCATTATTGTTTTAGGagaaaaaaacagaaaacaaataaaaagtaGGCAAAGCCTCCAAAAATTGAAAAAACGAAAATTACTGAAAAGGTGATTAAGCAGCAGCCTGCCTTCATTTCCTTTTGGCTGGAAATTTTGTCGTTCAGATTTCACAGAGAGAAGAAGAAATCAAGTTCTTGTTTCATTTTTCTTCACTTTGTCGTGACTGAAAAATACAGAGAAAACGAAAGCCAAATATTTGGAGAAACCAATTTAGCGTCCCCCCATTGAATTCGAAAAGAGGCGGAGGAGAAAGAGCGatgtgaaggaagaagaagatgaagccGCAGCGCCACTTCACCTTCTTCTCCTATTGATTTCCAGCCCCCTCTTCATGGCCTCTTCTCAGCATCGCTGCGTTTTCGGTCAATCTCTCTCTGATTTGCTTCTGGTTTTTTAGATTGCTTTTCTGTTTAATTGCTGAGAAATTTTTTAACAACTAATCAcatgattttatttttgttttcattttttaatggATGTTATTTCGAAGGGCTTTTTTTTCCCTCTTAATGAATTTAgtgaaatttggtatttatttttttggttggCAGTTGGGAATATACCATATGATGCTACTGAGGAACAGCTTATAGAAATCTGCAGGGAGGTTGGCCCAGTTGTTTCTTTCAGGTTTGGAATATGGGGAAAAAAACCTACACACTCATTCACTAAACATGCAGATAGAAACATTTATATATACTAGCTCCCTTTGCAAACTAGTTTGGGTGCATGCACTACAAAATATCTTCATTAAGAATCTTTGTTAACTTAATTTGAGATGAAATTGCTTTTTGgaagatatatatattaatgttcTTCATTTCTAATTAACCCTCTTAATTTCAGATTGGTTATTGATAGAGAAACTGGTAAACCAAAAGGTTATGGGTTCTGTGAATACAAGGATGAGGAGACAGCTCTAAGTGCACGAAGGAATCTTCAAGGTTATGAGATCAATGGCCGGCAGTTGCGAGTTGATTTTGCTGAAAATGACAAAGGCTCTGATCGAAACCGAGAACAGGTGTACTCTTTTTTTCtgcatcttttatttttttcatcagGGTGATAATTTAGCACCGTCATAGTTTCTCTTCTCACAGTGACATTGGTTAGATGTGATTATATGAACACTGGTTTTGATGACACAGGCAATGTAGGTAGCTATTTagtattgattaatttaatttaagcctACAAATACCTAATTTCCCTCCATTCCAAACTGTTTATATCTGTATTTTAAAGTGTAATTTCAGTTACCTTGGCAGAGTATGTTTCCTATGTGATATCTATACATCTGAATTGGTGCTAATGGATGGTCTATGCAATTTTTATGCTAATGCCTAGGCTCTCATGCATGAAATTTACTTTGATCTGTTGGATGATATAAAAAGATGTTTGCTCTTGTGTATGTATTACTTGGTGCAGTTCAGGTTACGCTTATAaggtttttaattttgaattcctgtatgtttattattttatcagGTAATATATTCTAGTTCTTAAAAAAAGTGATAGAAAGGACAAAAAAGCTGCAATGAACTTGATGTCATGGACTAATGCCTCCACATTCATATCCCTGCTGAAAGAAAGAGAGATTAATCATTATATCTAGGACAAGCCTTCAGCCTTCTATATTAGACTGTCATCGCAGAAATTATAGGAAAATACAAATTGTGATAAAGTTTTTTATGCTTATGTAAACGCATAGTTAAGATGTGCTTGCAAGGATATGTTTGCTAAATATTTTAGAGACTTTTAAAGTTTGTTATTTGGCTTGAACCATTCTATTGGATGATAGATCTACTATCATGCTTCATACTGACAATCTAACTCTCTGGCCTATAACCTTGGTGGTAACTGAGGCTTATTCCATTGCAACAAAAGCCCATGTACATGCACTATCCTACTGCTTTGGATTATATTTCTTCAATATAATGGTTTCTTCCTTCTGTTTGGtttgatattttggtttttcAAAACTAGATTTTATTTATAAGCTTAAACAGTGAATTTTGTTTTATTGCAGGGCCGTGGTGGACCTGGACTGGCAACAAACTTTGGTTAGCATTTATGTTTCTTTCAGAATATATTCTTTTTGAGGAATAAAAGCTGATTTGCCCCTTTTTAACTGACACATCACAGACCCTCAAAAACAACTAGGAGGCCAAGCAGTCCACGGCGAATCTTTTCACCTGCAGCCTATTGGTCTCCATTCAGCTATAACTGCTGCTGCTCTCATGGCTGAAGCTCTTGGTGGTGTGCAGCAAAATCAAAATGCTTTGCCGAGTCAGCCAGTACCAACCAGTGACCCACTAACACTCCATCTTGCCAGAATGTCAAGGAACcagttgaatgaaattatgtcTGAGCTGAAGGTAAAGCTTTGAGCAATACATACTGTTATACGGAGCTTTGCTCCTTTAATTAATTGTATTCTTTCATGTCTTCTCTCAACAGAAAATGGCTACACAAAATAAGGAACTAGCTCGTGAGCTATTGCTTTCAAAACCTCAGTTGCTGAAAGCTATTTTTCAGGTATTTTTCATTGTTTGGTGTTTCTTTAAAAGAAACTATGCAGAGATAATATTTATCTTAGACATTTAATATatatctcatatattttcatctaGTGTCCCTTAATTAAAAATGGTCCTTTAAACACTCCAAATTCCAAAAAGGAAAtgagtttattgttataaattcAAACCTTTTATGTTTATAAGCTGCATGAAGAGAGTTCTTGAATGCATCTAATGTGTTTTGCGAGGAAATGTTATGTATTTTTTCATAGCATTCAAGTTATCATTTATTACTGCTAGTTTTCTGACATGTTCATTTTACATATGACTATTatgcaatttagtttttattttttcacaaactGTTGTTGATAGTTCAGCACATGGTCTTGAATTATGTCCTTTATTTTTATAACAATGAAACCCTTG
The genomic region above belongs to Gossypium hirsutum isolate 1008001.06 chromosome D05, Gossypium_hirsutum_v2.1, whole genome shotgun sequence and contains:
- the LOC107914072 gene encoding NAC domain-containing protein 17 isoform X1, with the protein product MTVAAKAATTGSCFGEDQVWPPGFRFHPTDEELVLYYLKRKICGRKLKLDIIRETDVYKWDPEELPAKSILKSGDRQWFFFSPRDRKYPNAARSNRATGHGYWKATGKDRTVTCNSRTVGVKKTLVFYRGRAPIGERTDWVMHEYTLDEEELKRCQNVKDYYALYKLYKKSGPGPKNGEQYGAPFKEEEWADEEYASKAVDVITPVKQPNEAFPDDVEKAKNQIQSPLNDIEEFMRQFAAEPALPQPQAHFDNILPRLAGEEEIQSTLLDTSPRDVLLPKPVEVVHDHASFELSQSPTSRLQLQEAPEDASVSDQFEQIPQICEEDFLEIDDLTSNVEKPVENGLQFNDWDGLGEFDLYHDAAMFLQDIGPIEQGIVPFSYTENMINQVSYPLEPQLQHQSNTNHMDQELQFQLNGTGVDEQLQLQSNAFGNNQQVQSQLNTIGDNQPQLNAFEDGILNQVGYQFHSSANNMMDQQLLPNSTVDQVDYHLPFQSFGNEMERQLQMDQINGSIWINDQSGDVFTPSGSNLGNASSSSGLVYNGNNQDEGDKNGEGASRFSTAMWSFVDSIPTTPASASESPSVNRAFERMSSFSRLRMNVRNTNALIVNGGTTARRRSRSKGFFFFSILGALCAILWFLIGMVRVVRSSISS
- the LOC107914072 gene encoding NAC domain-containing protein 17 isoform X2: MTVAAKAATTGSCFGEDQVWPPGFRFHPTDEELVLYYLKRKICGRKLKLDIIRETDVYKWDPEELPAKSILKSGDRQWFFFSPRDRKYPNAARSNRATGHGYWKATGKDRTVTCNSRTVGVKKTLVFYRGRAPIGERTDWVMHEYTLDEEELKRCQNVKDYYALYKLYKKSGPGPKNGEQYGAPFKEEEWADEEYASKAVDVITPVKQPNEAFPDDVEKAKNQIQSPLNDIEEFMRQFAAEPALPQPQAHFDNILPRLAGEEEIQSTLLDTSPRDVLLPKPVEVVHDHASFELSQSPTSRLQLQEAPEDASVSDQFEQIPQICEEDFLEIDDLTSNVEKPVENGLQFNDWDGLGEFDLYHDAAMFLQDIGPIEQGIVPFSYTENMINQVSYPLEPQLQHQSNTNHMDQELQFQLNGTGVDEQLQLQSNAFGNNQQVQSQLNTIGDNQPQLNAFEDGILNQVDYHLPFQSFGNEMERQLQMDQINGSIWINDQSGDVFTPSGSNLGNASSSSGLVYNGNNQDEGDKNGEGASRFSTAMWSFVDSIPTTPASASESPSVNRAFERMSSFSRLRMNVRNTNALIVNGGTTARRRSRSKGFFFFSILGALCAILWFLIGMVRVVRSSISS
- the LOC107914072 gene encoding NAC domain-containing protein 17 isoform X4, which produces MTVAAKAATTGSCFGEDQVWPPGFRFHPTDEELVLYYLKRKICGRKLKLDIIRETDVYKWDPEELPAKSILKSGDRQWFFFSPRDRKYPNAARSNRATGHGYWKATGKDRTVTCNSRTVGVKKTLVFYRGRAPIGERTDWVMHEYTLDEEELKRCQNVKDYYALYKLYKKSGPGPKNGEQYGAPFKEEEWADEEYASKAVDVITPVKQPNEAFPDDVEKAKNQIQSPLNDIEEFMRQFAAEPALPQPQAHFDNILPRLAGEEEIQSTLLDTSPRDVLLPKPVEVVHDHASFELSQSPTSRLQLQEAPEDASVSDQFEQIPQICEEDFLEIDDLTSNVEKPVENGLQFNDWDGLGEFDLYHDAAMFLQDIGPIEQGIVPFSYTENMINQLQLQSNAFGNNQQVQSQLNTIGDNQPQLNAFEDGILNQVDYHLPFQSFGNEMERQLQMDQINGSIWINDQSGDVFTPSGSNLGNASSSSGLVYNGNNQDEGDKNGEGASRFSTAMWSFVDSIPTTPASASESPSVNRAFERMSSFSRLRMNVRNTNALIVNGGTTARRRSRSKGFFFFSILGALCAILWFLIGMVRVVRSSISS
- the LOC107914072 gene encoding NAC domain-containing protein 17 isoform X3 yields the protein MTVAAKAATTGSCFGEDQVWPPGFRFHPTDEELVLYYLKRKICGRKLKLDIIRETDVYKWDPEELPAKSILKSGDRQWFFFSPRDRKYPNAARSNRATGHGYWKATGKDRTVTCNSRTVGVKKTLVFYRGRAPIGERTDWVMHEYTLDEEELKRCQNVKDYYALYKLYKKSGPGPKNGEQYGAPFKEEEWADEEYASKAVDVITPVKQPNEAFPDDVEKAKNQIQSPLNDIEEFMRQFAAEPALPQPQAHFDNILPRLAGEEEIQSTLLDTSPRDVLLPKPVEVVHDHASFELSQSPTSRLQLQEAPEDASVSDQFEQIPQICEEDFLEIDDLTSNVEKPVENGLQFNDWDGLGEFDLYHDAAMFLQDIGPIEQGIVPFSYTENMINQLQLQSNAFGNNQQVQSQLNTIGDNQPQLNAFEDGILNQVGYQFHSSANNMMDQQLLPNSTVDQVDYHLPFQSFGNEMERQLQMDQINGSIWINDQSGDVFTPSGSNLGNASSSSGLVYNGNNQDEGDKNGEGASRFSTAMWSFVDSIPTTPASASESPSVNRAFERMSSFSRLRMNVRNTNALIVNGGTTARRRSRSKGFFFFSILGALCAILWFLIGMVRVVRSSISS